The sequence TCATTAACAGCAGGCTAACGATATTAATCCAGTGGAAAGTTTTTGCCGCGATCGCCTGGTACGGTATAGTTCGACCTGTTTTAGATGGTGCAGATAAATTCATATACGCTGCCCGAAACCAGCACAAACTGGATTAATGGAATAAGTATGGCGATCGCCACAACGATTGCATATCACTTAAGAAAATATTCCCCGCACGACTATGTGCGGGGTGCAATACAGTCTAAAGCAACTCCTCTAATTTTCCCCTACGGGAGTTGGCTAAACAAAAAGCAGGCAACAGTTATGGGGTCTTGGTCGGTGCCGGACTTGCTTTCTTAGCGGCAGGGGAGGGTGCTGCCTTGCTACCTGCGGCGGGCGAGGGGCTAGCTGCGGGCGATGCGTTGCTACCTGCGGCGGGAGTTTCCTTCTTGGTATCAGCGGCTGGGCTAGGGCCTTTGTTGCTCTCATCCCCACCACAGGAAGCCAGACCAGCCGTTAGTATCACACAGGCGATTAAAGAAAGCACTTTGAAATTCATATGTCTCCTCACACTTTTAAGTATTTCTACTTTGGATAAGAATTGTATCACTACCTTACGGCTATTGCTTCAGGATGATCGATCTTATAGTATAAATCCTTACTCTTTTGGCTGCCAAATACCGTATCTTGTTGACGGCAGTAGCCGATGAAACTAGGGGAATGCAAGTCTATCGGCGATCGCGCTACCGCAACTCCTGCCTAGCACGTCCAGTCGTTGTAGATTATCAGGAGGTGGAGGTTGAAGACCGAGGCAAGCTTTATCAGCCTTTAACGGCCAATCGACCGCATTCCCCACCTGCTAAAACTGTTATAAGGTTGCTATTAACTGAAAGAGGTTGAAATTTTATGAAAATAGACAAAATGGAATGGTTCCAAATAACTTTCCGCTACAAAGGCTCAGTCATTCCATCTATTTTATTTCGCGTATTGTGCTGCGGTTTATTTGGTTTTTTAATTTCTTTAATCTACCACTACTATAAATTTCCTTTAGCCGCAAAAAGTCTGGAAAGCGTAGTCCCCAGTATTGTTTTAGGTTTGTTGTTGGTCTTTCGTACAAATACGGCTTACGAGCGCTTTTGGGAAGGCCGTAAATGCTGGGGAACTTTAGTAAATACCGTCCGGAATCTGGCGCGGCAAATTTGGGTATCGGTTGAAGAAAATGAACCAGAGGATAGAACAAAAAAAATTGCTGCCTTGCGGCTATTAGTTGCTTTTTGCGTGGCTACCAAGTTGCATCTAAGAGGGCAGCTTATGAATAGCGAGTTAGAAGAGTTGATGTCAGAAGACCAGTATTTTAAGCTCAAAACCATGAACAATCCCCCACTAGAGGTTGCTTTCTGGATTGCAGATTACCTACAGCAGCAGCATGACCGCGATCGCCTACCTATCTACCAACTCACAGCTATAAATAATTTAGTGAATATTATGGTTGATATGTTAGGTGCGTGCGAACGTATTTTAAAAACGCCTATACCCCTAGCTTATGCAATTCACCTTAAGCAACTTTTGTTGATTTATTGTCTATTATTACCTTTTCAGATGGTAAACAATTTAGGTTGGGGAACCGGGCCAATTGTCGGTCTAATAAGTTTTACATTGTTTGGAATTGAAGAAATTGGCATTGAAATTGAAAATCCTTTTGGACACGATCCCAACGATCTGCCCCTCGATGCAATTTGCGCCACAATGCGCCGAAATATTGAAGATCTAATCTCGCTTAGTCCCAGCGTCCACTCAAGCGTAAATGATTTAAAGAAAATAGACAGGAAATAAAAGGCAGCAGATAAAAGACAGGAGTAATAGCTTTTTGTATTTTGCAAGCATCGCCAGTAGGTAACTAAAAATTTGCCTTGTACGCGCATCTCTTTACTACGATTTGCAAGAATCGGGAATTCGTTATTGTACTAATTAGGAGTAATATAGCAAGAATTGCTCTTAACACACTGGCATTTAAATAGATATTCACTTTTTTGAGTCCGTCTGCTCCCACAACTTACCTCAATTATTAGATTCTAATCTCAGCGTTGAGGTGCAAACTGAAAAATTTTAGCCAAAACCATTTCAGGCGATGCCATATCTTACAAACGCTAACGAAATCAGAACCAAAATTGCTGAATATGCCCAAGCAGAAATACTTTGGGTAGATACAGAAGTTGCCGATTATCAAACTTCCAAGCCAAGACTGTCTTTGATTCAGGTATTAGATGACCCCAGCGATCTAACAGGCGATCGCGTTTATATTCTAGATGTCCTAGACCAACCGGAACTCGCGGTCTATTTTATTGACAAAATTATGGTCAATTCCGCGATTCAGAAAGTGTTTCACAATGCAAGTTATGATATCAAGTTTTTGGGCAAAACTAAAGCTAAAAATGTTAGCTGCACCTTAGAAGTAGCGAAACAGATTCCTTACTACATCCTGCCCGTACCTGACTTGAAACTGCAAACTTTGGTTCGCGAACTCTGCAACGTCCCAGAAGTAGATAAAAGCCTGCAAGGTAGTAACTGGGGACAGCGACCTCTGACCAAAAGCCAATTGCACTACGCAAAAATGGATGTAGTTTACCTCGCTCAGGTGGATCAGCAACTACTACAACGCAAGCAGTTGAGCGACCCAAACCCAGCGACGGAGGATATAACAGCACTTAGCCAACGCTATCGGTCGATTGAGCAACAGTGGAAGTTACTCGATACAGAGCTAACCCACATCAAAGACAGGCTAAAAGCGGCGATGCAGGCTAAGAACATCTCAGAAACTGATTATTTCAAACTATCCCCTAGAGAGCAAACTACTAAGAAAGTCGCCTTTGACGAACTTGCCAAACTCAGCCAAGCTTCTGGGGTTGCATTGGATTTTCCCCTCAAGCTGACGAAAGACCTTCAAAAACAGTTGGGAGGCTTGATTGAGCAACTCCCAGTTGAAGACGAAACAACTACCATCTGGCGTTTGATGCCTAAAGAACAGGAGGAGTAATTGCTAGAAACAGCTAGAGCGAGGCAGAGCCTCGCAACCCTCGTTCCCAGGCTCCAGCCTGGGAACGAAAATATATAGGCGGAGCCTCCCCCCATGAAATTAATCAAACTGTTACAGTTCTTGACAGAGTTGGCAGACAGGCTCAGGCGGAGTGATAGCATTCCCTAGATAACGTTGAGAGAAATTTATGGCAGAAACCCTTACTGGACAAACTCCCATATTTGGCGGCCACACTGGTGGTTTGCTAACCAAAGCAGAACGAGAAGAAAAGTACGCCATCACCTGGACTAGCCCCAAAGAGCAAGTATTTGAGATGCCGACAGGTGGCGCTGCCGTCATGCGGCAAGGTGACAACCTGCTGTACCTGGCTCGCAAAGAATACTGCATTGCTTTGGGCGGTCAACAGTTGCGGGCAAAGTTCAAAATCAACAACTACAAAATTTACCGGATTTTCCCCAACGGTGAAATACAGTATCTGCATCCCAAGGATGGTGTATTCCCTGAGAAGGTCAATGCAGGTCGTCCTTATGTGGGCAAGATAGATCGCAACATTGGCAACAACCCAGATCCTGCCAAAGTGAAGTTCAGCGGAAAGACTACTTTCCAGGTATAGCAGCCTAACGCGCTATATAAAACTATTAGTAGGGTGGGCAGTGCCCACCCTACTTTCTATCGCTATCTATAAATTAACTTTTGATTAAAAAATATTCTTTTTGCTTGATGAAGAGAGATCTAATCAAACGCAGATGGCTATGTATTTCATGCTTGAGTTTGTCAATGGACATCTGTAGATGAAACTAAGAGTATTTATCCATTAAATGTCAAAGGTCGGGTGTGTATTATTGATACTTCTTATGAGGGCGCTAAATTTAGTTTAGGCGAGGTATCCAATAATCGAATCCGCACCAGCACTAGGCAAGTAATTATCAAGCAGGGAAACTTCTTGGGAGTAGCAGGTTACAACCAGGGTGCAGGAATCTATCCTTACTATTTGTTAAAAACTGTTGAGCCTATTACATCCTGTTATTTAATTTACTTTGCTGAAAAAGCTTAAATTATAAAATAATTTAAGGCGGCTGGTTGTACTGCTTTTGTGCCATCGATCCGGTAATCCTTTAGCTTAAAGCAGTTGAATACCCGTTTTAGGGGTAAAAAGTTACTTAAAAACTAAATACGCGATCTGTGACAACCACAAATCGCGTATATGAATCAATTTAAGCTCTAGCAAAAAGGCATTAATTACCGCCAGACTGGACAGATTTAAAGCGTTGGTTGGTATCGTCTGGCTTGCGATGCCATTTGCCATCTGGCCCTTTGTCGTAGTTTTGTTCTATAGTGTTCCAGGCAACACGAGTAGCGGAAGCTTCGTCCATACCGTTGTCGCTCGCGCTGTTAAAGGCAGCAACAAAAATCTGCTGAGCACCATCAAGTAGCTGTTCTTTTATTTCTGAAGGAAATTCATCGAGTTGCTTCTGAGCCATAACCCACTCCTATTTTATTTGCTTTTAAGTTCATCGTAAGAAACTCTGCATAAAATTACCTCTTTCTCGGAGGTAGTTACAGGCTCTATCTGAAGACTGATATAATGTGAATTACTTTTGTATAAAAGGCATAAAATATATTTCTCAAGCATCTAAACGGAAGTGCGGTGTTATGCAGAGCGGTTTTTATTTCAGGGCGATCGCTTTAATGTAAAGTAGTTGGGCCAATAGAAACTGATTGCAGCGAGGTTAAAAAGTATGGGTATGCCTTGTGAAGTAAATAGCATTCTAAAACTAAAGCGATCGCAAGGATTTCCAGACCATTTAAAGGTAGGCGTAAAACATCAAACGTCTAAAGAAGGCTACCGAATTATTCCTATCGATGTACCCATTGCTCTTGTAGATGAAGATTGGGTTGCTCATGCAGATATTGTTATTCGCAAACTAACTTGGGAAAACAATAAAACTACTATGGAATTTGAAATAAAAAGAATATATAGCCACCCCCTCTCAGTTAAATGACCAAAGGATAAGCAGGTTGTTTGCAAGACTTTATAATGAAAGACTGGGCAGCAAGCGCGATCGCGGCGCTATAGCGCTTCGCGTGGCTGAAAGTGCAACGCATACCCATATCCAAAACACCTAAAGTTATGATTTTCCCCGATTTCTCCCAATTTTCGGCTCTAGCGCAACAAGGCAACTTTGTCCCGGTGTATCAAGAATGGGTTGCAGACTTAGAAACCCCAGTATCTGCTTGGTATAAAGTCTGTGCTGGTCAACCTTACAGCTTTCTCCTGGAATCTGTAGAAGGCGGAGAAAACATCGGACGCTACAGTTTTTTGGGATGCGACCCCGTTTGGGTGTTGGAAGCGAGGGGAAATAGCACTACGCAGACGCACCGAGACGGTTCGGTTCAAGTATTTGAAGGCGACCCTTTTGCAGCTTTAGCTAGCTGTCTGGAACCCTATCGCCCGGTTAAGTTACCGCAGTTACCGCCTGGAATCGGGGGTTTGTTTGGCTTTTGGGGTTATGAATTAATTAATTGGATTGAAAATCGCGTCCCGATTTATCCAGCAACAGCAGATGATTTGCCGGATGGGTTGTGGATGCAGGTAGACAACCTGATTATATTTGACCAAGTGAAGCGCAAGATATGGGCGATCGCTTATGCAGATATCCGAGATGGAGATTTAGAAAAAGCTTATAAACAAGCATGCGATCGCGTCAGTCAGCTTGTCAGCAAACTCCAGCTACCCCTATCAGGGAAAGACACCCTCTTAGAATGGACTTCCCCAGATACCCGCCGCTTTGGTAAGGAAGAGTCAGGCGGCGATCTTGCTTACACCAGCAATATCTCCCGCGAACAATTCTGCGCTAACGTCCAAAAGGCAAAAGACTATATCCGTGCTGGCGATATTTTCCAAGTCGTACTCTCGCAACGACTTTCTGCTGAGTATGCAGGCGAACCTTTTGCGCTTTACCGTTCGCTGCGCCTAATTAACCCTTCGCCGTACATGGCTTACTTCAACTTTGGCGATTGGCAAATTATCGGGTCAAGTCCCGAAGTCATGGTGAAGGCGGAACGAGATCCAGAGGGTAAAACAGTAGCGACTGTGCGACCGATTGCTGGTACGCGACCGAGGGGTAAGACGCCACACGAGGATGATGCACTTGCGATCGATTTGCTCAAAGACCCCAAGGAAATCGCCGAACACGTTATGCTTGTTGACTTAGGACGCAATGACTTGGGTCGCGCCTGTAGCAACGGTACGGTCAAAGTAGATGAGTTAATGACGATCGAGCGTTACTCTCACGTTATGCACATTGTCAGCAATGTTGTGGGAGAACTTGCCCCTGATAAAACTGCGTGGGATTTATTGAAAGCATGTTTTCCGGCGGGTACTGTTAGCGGCGCACCCAAGATTCGCGCAATGGAGATTATTCAGGAGTTAGAGTCTTGTCGCCGGGGGCCATATTCGGGTTCTTATGGATATTATGATTTCGAGGGACAATTGAATAGCGCGATCGCAATTCGCACTATGGTAGTCCGCAACGAAGGCAATGGGAAACACGCAGTTACAGTCCAAGCTGGCGCTGGTTTAGTTGCCGATTCCAACCCGGAAACAGAATATGAAGAAACCCTCAATAAAGCCAGAGGACTTTTAGAGGCTATCCGTTGTCTGCGCTAGTTGCTAATAGTTCATAGTTCGTGGTTTATAGCAATGAACTATGAATTATCAACAATGAACTATTACAATCCGCTCCATTTTGTATCCTCTGTTGAGGATCGAGGTGAGTTAGGTTGCAAGATGACGGCTGAATAAGGAATTACACCTGCTTCTTCACTCTCAATGCACCTAGCCGCAGCGACGGATAAATCGAGCGATCTAGGGGGAATGTAAGGGCCGCGATCGTTTATTCTGACGATCGTGCTTTGGCCATTTTTCAGGTTTGTCACCTTGAGATAAGTATTAAAAGGCAGTTCTTTATGAGCAGCAGTAAGCGCAAATTGGTTATAAGTTTCGCCGTTCGCTGTTAAACGTCCGTGAAAATAGCCGCCATAAAAGGAAGCAAGACCTTCAATTTTTTTGTCTGTTTCGACTAGACTGTGCATTTGCATTTGGGCGGTAGCGAGTGATAAAGGGGGTTCGCCCAAAGCGATGCGGAGATTGTTGAGCCATTCCGTTGCTAAGATTTCGCGATTGCGTTTTAGATCGTTAGCGATCGCATCATCAATGACAAATAAAACGCGATCGCCAATCTTACCTGCGGGGATTCCATCCGCGATCGCCAGTTGCAGTTCAGATGCATTTAGGCTGGGGTCAGAAACTAGCTTAGTAAGATTTTCAGCAATTAACTCAGCTCGTACTTGGTTGGGAATTTCCGCTATCAAATTCCCTTTTACCCAAATTTGAAATGAGTCATTTTTTTCCGAAGGGGTGACAACACCAACACGTCCCGGTCGCAGTTGCGAGTACAGCCAAAAGCCTAGCTTCGCACGCTGATTGTTATTTAATTCGGTATCCCCGACTCGTTTTTGGTCGCTAGCACGGATAACCACAACTGGCGGCGGTGCTTTGATACTTTGTTCAACCGAATTTTGCCCGCGCCATAAATTCTGCATTACCTGCAAAATTTTGCTCGTGATACTGGTCTTCGATTCTTTAGCAGTATTTACTTCAAGCCCCATTGCAGCCTGAGATACAGCTTTTGGGATAATTACAGGAGAGGCAATTTTTTTATCTTCTTTCTTAGCTAATGCTGTAGGGCAGAGGGCCTTTTCTATCGTACTTTTTCCGCTGTAAATCGAACCAGTTGTAGCGTTATTTGATGCAATTTGGCTACTTTCTCCAGCCAACTGGAAAGTTAAGGAAGGCAAAGTTGCAATTGAGCGGTTATAAGGCCATATACGCGAATTAACTTGTGTTGGAACAACCAGATGTGATGGTTTTTCAA is a genomic window of Microcoleus sp. FACHB-831 containing:
- a CDS encoding bestrophin family protein, which encodes MKIDKMEWFQITFRYKGSVIPSILFRVLCCGLFGFLISLIYHYYKFPLAAKSLESVVPSIVLGLLLVFRTNTAYERFWEGRKCWGTLVNTVRNLARQIWVSVEENEPEDRTKKIAALRLLVAFCVATKLHLRGQLMNSELEELMSEDQYFKLKTMNNPPLEVAFWIADYLQQQHDRDRLPIYQLTAINNLVNIMVDMLGACERILKTPIPLAYAIHLKQLLLIYCLLLPFQMVNNLGWGTGPIVGLISFTLFGIEEIGIEIENPFGHDPNDLPLDAICATMRRNIEDLISLSPSVHSSVNDLKKIDRK
- a CDS encoding ribonuclease D, which codes for MPYLTNANEIRTKIAEYAQAEILWVDTEVADYQTSKPRLSLIQVLDDPSDLTGDRVYILDVLDQPELAVYFIDKIMVNSAIQKVFHNASYDIKFLGKTKAKNVSCTLEVAKQIPYYILPVPDLKLQTLVRELCNVPEVDKSLQGSNWGQRPLTKSQLHYAKMDVVYLAQVDQQLLQRKQLSDPNPATEDITALSQRYRSIEQQWKLLDTELTHIKDRLKAAMQAKNISETDYFKLSPREQTTKKVAFDELAKLSQASGVALDFPLKLTKDLQKQLGGLIEQLPVEDETTTIWRLMPKEQEE
- a CDS encoding photosystem I reaction center subunit II PsaD; protein product: MAETLTGQTPIFGGHTGGLLTKAEREEKYAITWTSPKEQVFEMPTGGAAVMRQGDNLLYLARKEYCIALGGQQLRAKFKINNYKIYRIFPNGEIQYLHPKDGVFPEKVNAGRPYVGKIDRNIGNNPDPAKVKFSGKTTFQV
- a CDS encoding ChaB family protein, with product MAQKQLDEFPSEIKEQLLDGAQQIFVAAFNSASDNGMDEASATRVAWNTIEQNYDKGPDGKWHRKPDDTNQRFKSVQSGGN
- a CDS encoding DUF2584 family protein, with protein sequence MGMPCEVNSILKLKRSQGFPDHLKVGVKHQTSKEGYRIIPIDVPIALVDEDWVAHADIVIRKLTWENNKTTMEFEIKRIYSHPLSVK
- the trpE gene encoding anthranilate synthase component I gives rise to the protein MIFPDFSQFSALAQQGNFVPVYQEWVADLETPVSAWYKVCAGQPYSFLLESVEGGENIGRYSFLGCDPVWVLEARGNSTTQTHRDGSVQVFEGDPFAALASCLEPYRPVKLPQLPPGIGGLFGFWGYELINWIENRVPIYPATADDLPDGLWMQVDNLIIFDQVKRKIWAIAYADIRDGDLEKAYKQACDRVSQLVSKLQLPLSGKDTLLEWTSPDTRRFGKEESGGDLAYTSNISREQFCANVQKAKDYIRAGDIFQVVLSQRLSAEYAGEPFALYRSLRLINPSPYMAYFNFGDWQIIGSSPEVMVKAERDPEGKTVATVRPIAGTRPRGKTPHEDDALAIDLLKDPKEIAEHVMLVDLGRNDLGRACSNGTVKVDELMTIERYSHVMHIVSNVVGELAPDKTAWDLLKACFPAGTVSGAPKIRAMEIIQELESCRRGPYSGSYGYYDFEGQLNSAIAIRTMVVRNEGNGKHAVTVQAGAGLVADSNPETEYEETLNKARGLLEAIRCLR
- a CDS encoding septal ring lytic transglycosylase RlpA family protein — its product is MPSLTFQLAGESSQIASNNATTGSIYSGKSTIEKALCPTALAKKEDKKIASPVIIPKAVSQAAMGLEVNTAKESKTSITSKILQVMQNLWRGQNSVEQSIKAPPPVVVIRASDQKRVGDTELNNNQRAKLGFWLYSQLRPGRVGVVTPSEKNDSFQIWVKGNLIAEIPNQVRAELIAENLTKLVSDPSLNASELQLAIADGIPAGKIGDRVLFVIDDAIANDLKRNREILATEWLNNLRIALGEPPLSLATAQMQMHSLVETDKKIEGLASFYGGYFHGRLTANGETYNQFALTAAHKELPFNTYLKVTNLKNGQSTIVRINDRGPYIPPRSLDLSVAAARCIESEEAGVIPYSAVILQPNSPRSSTEDTKWSGL